AAGTTCATTAAGGGCAAAACCTTTGTTATACTGTGCTTCAGCATCATCAGGATTAATACTGACTGAATTCTCGACTGCCTTAAGGGCTTTGTCATACTGTCCGAGATTATTTAAGGCAAAACCTTTATTAAACCAGAGATCGGCATCTTTCGGGTTTAGACTTAATGACCGGTCAAATGCTGCCATGGCTTCCTCATAACGGCCAAGTTCAAAGAGAGTGAGTGCTCTGTTGTTGTGGTACAGGGAATTTTCAGGGATAATTTCAGCTGCCATATCATAGGAAGCCAGGGCTTCATCATGGCGTCCGGCCTCATACAGGGCGTTTCCACGGTTGTAATACGCCTCTGCATAGTCAGATCTTATGCTTATTGCTTTATCAAAAGCTAAAACTGCGTCATCATACTGCCCAAGTGAAGACAGTGAAAGACCTTTATTATTGTATCCTTCTGCAAAATCCGTTCCGGCAGCTATGGCACTCTCAAACGCTGCAAGGGCCTCTTCATACCTTCCGGACTTTGACAGAACATTTCCTTTGTTATTGTAGGCTTCGGCAAGCCGGCTGTCAATTCCGGTTGCCTTATCGTATGCCTCTATTGCCTCGTCAGGACAACCCAGTTTATAGAGGGCATTTCCACGGTTGTAATGTGCATCAGCATCACCCGGAGTTATGGCAACTGCCTTATTATATGCCTCTGCTGCCTTGTCATACTTTAAAAGACCATAATACGCATTTCCTCTGCAATAGTGTATTTCAGGATATTCTGATTCAGATACAGACTCATATGCTTTCAAGGCCTCTTCAAACTTTCCGGAATCAACCAGCCGGTTTCCTTTCTCAAATGCCTCTTCCGGTGATTTTATTCTGTCTAAAATGCCCATACCATCTCTCCTGAATAATATGTGCATCTAAAGGCAAAAAATGAATGTTTTGACAACCGGAAATATGCTGCTTTCAGATAATGATTCAGTAAGGGAGCATTTACAGCAGTTTTATGAATATGGAAGAATTCAACAGATTTAAATGCATATGCCGGATTCACATATAATAATTTAAATCAGGGATTGCTGACTTCAGAATACAGAGGATATATCCAAATCAGGGAACACAAACCTGAGAATACGGTCCGGAAATCTTTTCTGATAAATTATTGCTGCATAGAGA
The sequence above is a segment of the Methanoplanus limicola DSM 2279 genome. Coding sequences within it:
- a CDS encoding tetratricopeptide repeat protein — protein: MGILDRIKSPEEAFEKGNRLVDSGKFEEALKAYESVSESEYPEIHYCRGNAYYGLLKYDKAAEAYNKAVAITPGDADAHYNRGNALYKLGCPDEAIEAYDKATGIDSRLAEAYNNKGNVLSKSGRYEEALAAFESAIAAGTDFAEGYNNKGLSLSSLGQYDDAVLAFDKAISIRSDYAEAYYNRGNALYEAGRHDEALASYDMAAEIIPENSLYHNNRALTLFELGRYEEAMAAFDRSLSLNPKDADLWFNKGFALNNLGQYDKALKAVENSVSINPDDAEAQYNKGFALNELGRYDEAIIALDRSVAIDSGNSEVQCLRGAVLTELGRYDDAVKAYDLALGIVPDNATFYYQKGDAIGKTGRYEEAISVYDQAIALNPDYAAAYSKKGKALIHLGRYDDASAAYDMAKRTEPDAVRDN